The nucleotide sequence TCCTCAAAGGACGGACCATACAGGATTGTCTCGCGTGGGCTTATCAGTATATCCACCAATGTCACACTTCGGGCAAGGAGATTGTTCTGCTTAAACTAGACTTCGCCAAAGCGTTTGAGACAATTGCTCACGAGCCCATGATCAATATAATGAGGCATATGGGGTTTAACGAGCGTTGGATTGCTTGGATCAACTGCCTCTTCTCTTCTGGTCGATCTTTAGTTCTACTAAATGGAGTGTCGGACCGTCAATTCCTCTGTAAATGTGGGGTCAGGCAAGGAGACCCGCTCTCCCCACTAATCTATGTCCTCGCGGTAGAGTTACTCCAGGCTGCTGTTAATGATATGTTCAGACAAGGCAGAATCCATCTCCCATTCCCTTGCAAAGGACAAACTAATTATCCTGTCCTTTAATATGCGGACGATACACTAATAGTCCTCCCTGCATGCATTCAGCAAGCCACGGTGATTAAGCAACTCCTCTCTGACTATGCCTCCTCTATTGGGCTTAAGATCAACTTTCACAAGTCCACTTTGATACCCATCAACCTAGGCCTGGAGGCAACGAACAATCTGGCAAGAGTATTTGGATGTGCAATTGGATCTATGCCCTTCACCTACCTTGGCCTTCCATTAGGCACGACCAAACCCTCCATCCAAGAGCTCATGCCTCTGGTCTGCAGATTAGAGAGGCAACTCACGTCCACAATTGCTATGATGTCCTATGGAGGCAAACTTGCTTGGTTAAATGCATCAGTCACATCGCTCCTTGTGTTTGCCATGTGCACGCTTAAGTTCCCTCCTAAACTGATTGAGATCCTTGACAAAATCAGACATAGATGCGTTTGGACTAAGAAGACAAAGCAAGGGGACAAATGTAATTCCCTGTCCGCTTGGGACTTGGTCTGCGGACCCAAGAAAAAGGGAGGGCTAGGCGTGATCAACTTAAAGATTCATAATGAGGCTCTGCTGCTAAAATTCCTGCATAAATTCTTCAACAAACTGGATATTTCATGGGCGAATCTCATCTGGGACAATCATTACATTGACAAAATACCTCATCTGGTCGACACAGTTGGCTCGTTCTGGTGGAAGGACATCTTAAAACTCACCCCCATTTTCCGCGGGATCACGTTTGTTCAGGTGGTTGACGGTAAGACGACGCTCTTTTTGGAAAGATCTGTGGAAGGAGGAAATTCTCCAAACATCCCACCCCCGTGCTTTCTCATTTGCCATCCACGAAGACATTTCTGTGGCTGACGCAATGCATAGTACGGATCTGCATGAAACCTTTCACCTGCCTGTCTCGCCACAAGTGCTTGAAGAAATCCAAGATATGCACTCCCCTCCTCATTGGATATCCCCCTCGACTTCATTACATGATGTATGGCATTACTCGTGGGGATCATCGTACTATCAACTAAAGGACTACTATAACAACTACTTTAGGGACGGGGAGGCACACCATGCCTTCCAACATTTGTGGAAATCGAGATGTACCATGAAAATCAAAGTGTTGGGCTGGTTGCTCTTCCTTGACAGGCTCAACACATGCAACATGCTCAAAAGGAGGCATTATAACATTGGTGATAATTTTGACTGCATCCTATGTGGCCAACACGTCGAGGAAACCGTCGACCATATGATCTTCACTTGCCCGTTCAGTCAAAGCTGCTGGGCCTAGCTCCACATTGTGTGGGCACCATTTGACAGCCGCCTGGATCTTCTCCAAACTACAAAAGACTCTTGGCCGAACCCTTTCTTCTTTGAAACATTCCTTACCTCGGCTTGGAGCAtttggaaagaaagaaacaacaaaaATTTCAGAGGAATGGCTCCAGCGGTGGGGACCTGGCTGACACGATTCAAAGAGGACCTACAGCTTCTCCAACATAGAGTTAAAGCAGCACGTAGAGCTGCCTTTGTCACCTTTTGTAACTCCATTGTATAGCCAATAACTTGATTTGTCTTATAGCTCTCTAGCTGCACACTAGGTGCAAAGGTGCACCCTGTAACTTGGTTGGCTGACATGTCTATGTAAACaccccatttatatagatatatgaAAAAACAGTAGGGGTTTTCCCCCTACTGTCAAGTCTCTAAAAAAAACTATTTCTCATGAAAAAGTTTTAGATGTTGAGGAAATAAACTACGAGAAGTTGGATCTTCAAAGCCAAAGTTGTATAGTACCAAGGATCAGAAGTCTCTATTCCTAAGGGGTTGTTATCCTGTTACTGTTTATTTTCGGCCGGTTTTTTCGTCCCACCCCACCACCCCCACCCACTCGTTTAATGTCTTTACAACTAATCAAGAAATGAAAAACACCATTCTGCCACTCCTCCCACCACCAAGCATGAAATCAAGCCATTAATGTAATTAATAGACAAACAATTTATTATGTGTGCTATTAACTGAGTATGTTTAAGTAAGGAATTTTTCACGCTAAATCTAGCACAGAATAAATTTGAAAAATCAAGCCATTAATGTAATTAGTAGCGAGACAATTAATTATGCATGCAATTAATTAAGTCTGTTTAAATAAATATATATTCACAACAAATCAATTTGGCAATCAAGCCATTAATGCAATTAATAGGTAGACAATTAATTGTGTATGCTATTAATTGAGTCCATTTAAGTAAGGATTTTTTTCATGCCAAAATGAGCACATAATCATTTTGGAAATCAAACAATTAATGCAATTAATAGGCAAAGAATTAATTACGCATGTAATTAATTAAGTCTATTTAATTAGTAGGTTTTTTCACATCAAATCAATTTGCAAATCAAGACATTAATGCAATTAATATGTAGAAAATTAATTACGCATGCTATGATATGTATCAGTATTTCTCCTACATAAGAAATCTAATGTCCCACCAAAAACACTCACCAAAAGCACACAACTCTTGCATGACCAGTTTTAATAGTTGAAAAAGCTAAGAGCCCTACTAGTATCGCAAAGAGAAAAGTTATAGATAGCAATGGCAAAGCTCCTAAGCATAATGTTGGTCCTTGCCATTGTAGCAGTAACCGTATTTGCTGACGAATGCGAGAAGGACCGAATAGACATGAAACGGGAGTGTCGGCGGTACCATACATGGCCAGCTGAGCCAAAACTCATCCCATCAGAGGCGTGTTGCGCCGTGTGGCAGAGAGCAAATGTCCCTTGCCTTTGCAAAGATGTCAACAAGGATAAAATGAAGGTATTATGCATGGATAAGGTTGTGTTTGTCGCCAAGTATTGCAAGAGTCCATTCACGCCTGGATCCAAGTGTGGAAGTAAGTGAAATAAATGTTATTGTAGCCATATTTAAACAATATAATTTTGATTTATGTATATTTCTTCATGTTATATATAGATGCTCTTTTGAATTCATATGATtgaaaaatatttttcttggaTGTTTTTGCAGTCTATACCATTCCTAATCATGCTTGATGCTGTCTGGATACTACAAGGAGAAACAATGGATTTAGTTCATTTTTTCTGCGTTCACTATAACTTCCTTCTAAGATCGAGAATGTGTGGCTTGGGCTGAGAAATGTTTGTGCTGAACTAACTTTGTAAAAATAATTTGAAATTATAATAATGTTTTCTCCTCTTATGCCATCGTATCTTTCAAGGTGTAGATTCTCCAAGACATTTTGTTGATTTGCTGAGAATTGTTGTTTGCTCCATACTTTCTTGGAGAAGTCTAGCTGAGAGCATAATTGAGAAGATAAAAAAGATCGTTAAACTTCTCTTTTCTAGGCATATTTACGAAAGACCAAGGCATTCACCAACTCCAATTTTTATAGGAGTTGAGATAGATTTTGGACGAGTTATTTTAGTTGTATTGAGAACCATTTCACATGAAAATGTTTTGGAGTTGAGAAAATAAACTATGAGAAGTTGGATCTTGAAAGTCAATGTTTTACAATAAGCAAACAAGTAATTACGCATGCTATTAATTGAGTCTATTTAAGTATGTATTTTTTCACGCCAAATCGAGCACCAAAACTATTTGGAAATCAAGCCATTAATGCAATTAATATGTAGACAATTAATTATGCATGCAATTAATTAAGTCTATTTAGTAGGGATATTTTCATATCAAATCAATTTTGAAATCAAGCCATTAATGTAATTAATAAGAAAAAATTAATTACATGTGCTATTAATTAAGTCTGTTGAAGTAGGGATTTTTTCACACCAAATGAATTATGAATCAATTAATTAATGCAAAAAAAGCATCTGAGCACAAAATCAATTTGAAAATCAAATCATTATAAAGATTAATACACATAACATGTGCATTCAATTAAATCTATTTAAGTAGGTAATTTTTTTCATGTCAAATCAATTATGAAAGCAagtcattaatgcaattaattaattACTCTGACACTTAATTAGGGAAGCGGATAGTAGTAGGAATTTTTTTTCAATGGTATACCTACCTATTAAATGCCAGGGGGGCTGGATTGTACGTGGTATGTCCAACTCCCTCACCTCGATCCCCTCTAAAAAAACATACCCTCCCACATCCCCACACGCACAAAAAACCCTACCTCCCATGCTTcacgcaaaaaagaaagaaaaaacatagtCCTCCTCCCGATCTCCCCACCACCATGATCTATTGTGTACGGCATCGCTAGGGTAACATTCTCTGAAATAACGACATGCCTCATGGTTGATCCAGTCACTGCGTGCGTCATTAGAGGGGAGCCCAAGGAGCATGCCTTTGGGTCGATCCAGTCACAGCCACGCATCATCCTCATGGATCTAGTGTGGAAAGAGAGAGGGTGCCAAGACATGAGCTTTGGGTTTTCGGTGCAGCTCTGGGGATGCGATGACTGGGAGGAAGATCCCCGCCCTCGGGCGACACATCTTGGTGTAGAGATAAGTTGCCGTCGAGGTTGTGTTGTGCTCATCTCCTTAGATCCCGTGGTCATGGCCGGAGCCGTGTCATGAAGAGTAACTCACGGTCGATCCAGAGCCATGTGAGTTGAGCAGCCAAGCGGGATACCAACCCACTACCTCTAATGATTGAAGCTAGAAGGTGGAAGATGGACGATGAGGAGGGCGGCGCTGGTAGGAGGACGAGATGCGTGAGGTAGGCCATGCCGGTGTCCATGGAGTGGTACTTGCAGGAAGAGTCCTCGCGCATGTGACCTTCTTCACTCGATTGATCTCCCTCTTACCATCATTTTCACATCCATGCATTATTTCCATCATGGGGCGACTGCTGTAGCGGATACCCGGACGAGCATAGGATCAACTTAGCAGCCGACACCTTGAGAGCCAAAGCGAGTTGTGGGGAATCTGCACACGCTGGCTTGACACCACCAGAAGAGGTCATGTGTCGAGACTTGGAAGGAGGCCACCATGGATGTCCACTTCAACGAACTCCCTCAGCAGGTACCATCACACACAACTCCTAGATGACCCCTACCTCTATCTACCTAACCCAATCAACAATGGAAATCAGTGATGCCATCTGCAACATGTTCCACCAAAAGCTACCGATAAGCAAAAATTTTGGTATAAAACAGAACAATTGCTCAGTTTCGGTGCTAGAACTATTTATTGTGTAACATTATGATCCATTTTCTATTGATTGTGTTCGGAAGGAACACCATTTCTGAACAAATGAGGCTGGTGAGGTCACAAGGTAAGGAAAAATAGATATTACTTATTGCCACTCATTCTCTGCATGACTCTGTTGAGATGTTTACATATCACCTGTATATTTATATAGATGTTCTAAAGTTACTTCAGCTGCTATGATTAACTAGACAAGTAACTGATTTATGGAGCTAAGTTGAGGTTGTACATGTTTCTATCCTTGTATCATATATGATCTATTGAACCTTAGGATTTAAGTTCATGTACCATATTTAAAAAATACACACACGAAAGTAACATAGAAAATACACATGAGAACTGGTTTTCATTGATAAAGGAAGGGCGCGAGCATGCCAATTGTATAGGTAAAAGGAAGAAAATGCAAACTAAAATGAAAAACTAAATGGAAGAATGATATAATTTCATGATAAGATGTCGACCACTAGCAACTGCCCACAAGAGCACTCCGGTAGTAGGTCCT is from Triticum aestivum cultivar Chinese Spring chromosome 1B, IWGSC CS RefSeq v2.1, whole genome shotgun sequence and encodes:
- the LOC123081652 gene encoding uncharacterized protein, which translates into the protein MAKLLSIMLVLAIVAVTVFADECEKDRIDMKRECRRYHTWPAEPKLIPSEACCAVWQRANVPCLCKDVNKDKMKVLCMDKVVFVAKYCKSPFTPGSKCGSK